The following coding sequences lie in one Treponema sp. OMZ 790 genomic window:
- a CDS encoding leucine-rich repeat domain-containing protein, with protein sequence MKKFLMVLFLAGLLPATIAVAEGAAVSAGTGQAILGISPDTKTITIKAVTADSSLIDVEGCTVEELPSGESVRLTATGNRIVLKGAITELYCSGNRLTSLDVRGLQALTVLECAGNDLTSLDVHGLTALAVLDCSENQLTSLNVQGLTALQKLNCSKNLLTSLNTQDFNALKGFDCSNNLLISLNVQGLTALKKLACSGNKLTSLNVQGLTALRYLSCRHNQLKTLNLKGLSALRELWCSGNELAALDMRGINTVQILGCSGNKLTALELPAVNVLQELYCYGNRLNEKAFIRILTALPERNRNEAGRAFIYGEKNNPQEKNITDFTSSAELKTAFEAAKAKNWIFYKRDTNGNDKKI encoded by the coding sequence ATGAAAAAATTTTTAATGGTATTATTTTTAGCAGGTTTATTGCCTGCGACCATCGCAGTGGCGGAAGGTGCAGCAGTTTCCGCAGGCACAGGACAAGCGATACTCGGTATAAGTCCCGATACAAAAACGATAACGATAAAGGCGGTAACTGCCGACAGTTCCTTAATAGATGTTGAAGGCTGCACCGTTGAGGAATTACCGAGCGGTGAATCGGTTCGGCTTACGGCAACGGGAAATAGGATTGTCTTAAAAGGGGCAATTACCGAGCTTTATTGCTCCGGCAATCGGCTTACCTCGCTTGATGTGCGGGGATTGCAGGCTTTGACGGTGCTGGAGTGTGCCGGCAATGATCTTACCTCACTCGATGTACATGGCTTAACGGCTTTGGCTGTGCTTGACTGTTCCGAAAATCAGCTCACATCACTCAATGTGCAAGGTTTGACCGCTTTACAGAAGCTGAACTGTTCTAAAAATCTGCTAACTTCGCTTAATACACAAGATTTTAACGCTTTGAAGGGCTTTGACTGTTCCAATAATCTGCTTATCTCGCTTAATGTACAAGGCTTGACTGCTTTGAAAAAACTGGCTTGTTCCGGTAATAAGCTGACTTCATTAAATGTACAGGGATTAACCGCTTTACGGTATTTGTCTTGCCGTCATAATCAGCTTAAAACACTTAACCTAAAAGGCTTGAGCGCTTTACGCGAACTGTGGTGTTCCGGCAATGAACTTGCTGCCCTCGATATGCGCGGCATAAACACTGTACAAATACTGGGCTGCTCCGGCAATAAACTTACAGCCCTCGAATTACCGGCGGTAAACGTTTTACAGGAACTGTACTGTTACGGCAACCGCTTAAACGAAAAAGCTTTTATCCGTATACTAACCGCCCTGCCCGAAAGAAACCGAAACGAAGCAGGCAGAGCCTTTATATATGGTGAAAAGAATAATCCGCAGGAAAAAAACATCACGGACTTTACTTCTTCCGCCGAATTGAAAACCGCTTTTGAAGCCGCAAAAGCAAAAAACTGGATATTTTATAAGCGGGATACAAACGGAAACGATAAAAAGATTTAA
- the fabG gene encoding 3-oxoacyl-[acyl-carrier-protein] reductase encodes MLLKGKKALVTGSSRGIGKEVVRRFIEEGAEVWGLCTKPSATKSEMEAFAKEKGSVFHEIYADCGNAEGLTETVKKALKESGGFDVLVNNAGITRDGLSFRMKLSDWEDVLRVNLTGVFIASQIVSSDMIRKRAGSIINMTSIVGLHGQGGQVNYSASKAGLIGFTKSLAKETAGRGVRVNAIAPGYIETDMTAAVNEEMRKAWVEGIPLKRAGQPIDIANAAVFLASDLSLYITAQVLGVDGGLGA; translated from the coding sequence ATGTTATTAAAAGGAAAAAAGGCATTGGTAACAGGCTCTTCGAGAGGAATCGGAAAAGAGGTTGTTAGAAGATTTATTGAAGAAGGCGCAGAAGTATGGGGCCTTTGTACAAAGCCCTCAGCAACAAAATCAGAAATGGAAGCCTTTGCAAAAGAAAAGGGCTCGGTATTTCACGAAATATATGCCGACTGCGGCAATGCGGAAGGCCTTACCGAAACGGTAAAAAAAGCTCTCAAAGAATCGGGAGGCTTTGATGTTCTTGTAAACAATGCAGGAATCACAAGGGACGGCCTTTCATTTAGAATGAAGCTTTCAGACTGGGAAGATGTTTTGCGCGTAAACTTAACAGGAGTTTTTATCGCCTCGCAAATTGTTTCCTCCGATATGATTAGAAAAAGAGCCGGCTCAATCATCAATATGACGAGCATAGTCGGTCTCCACGGTCAGGGCGGACAGGTCAACTATTCCGCAAGCAAGGCAGGTCTTATCGGCTTCACAAAGAGCCTTGCAAAGGAAACGGCAGGCAGGGGCGTACGCGTAAACGCCATAGCTCCCGGCTACATTGAAACCGACATGACCGCCGCCGTAAACGAAGAAATGCGCAAGGCTTGGGTCGAAGGCATCCCCTTAAAAAGAGCCGGGCAACCCATAGACATAGCAAACGCCGCAGTCTTTTTAGCTTCGGACTTATCGCTTTACATAACCGCCCAAGTCCTAGGCGTCGACGGCGGATTGGGCGCGTAA
- a CDS encoding leucine-rich repeat domain-containing protein produces MKKFLMVLFLAGLLPATIAAAEGAAVSAGTGQAILGISPDTKTITIKAVTADGSEVQVEGCTVTELPSGESVRLTATGNRIVLKGAITELRCSGNQLTSLDVQGLQALTVLECAGNDLTSLDVHGLTALAVLDCSENQLTSLNVQGLTALQKLNCSKNLLTSLNTQDFNALKGFDCSDNLLTSLNVQDLTALEELNCSGNKLSSLNVQGLSALKVLYCSDNGLTLLNVQGLTALEKLACSGNKLTSLNVQGLTALRYLSCRYNQLKTLDLKGLTGLRELWCSGNELAALDMRGINTLQILGCSNNKLTALELPAVNVLQELYCYGNRLNEKAFIRIFNNLPERDGNEAGRAFIYGEKNNPQEKNITNFSSSAKLRTAFEAAKAKNWEFYKRDTNGNDEKI; encoded by the coding sequence ATGAAAAAATTTTTAATGGTATTATTTTTAGCAGGTTTATTGCCTGCGACCATCGCAGCGGCGGAAGGTGCAGCAGTTTCCGCAGGCACAGGACAAGCGATACTCGGTATAAGTCCCGATACAAAAACGATAACGATAAAGGCGGTAACTGCCGACGGTTCCGAGGTACAGGTTGAAGGCTGCACGGTTACGGAATTACCGAGCGGTGAATCGGTACGGCTTACGGCAACGGGAAATAGGATTGTCTTAAAAGGGGCAATTACCGAACTGCGGTGTTCCGGCAATCAACTTACCTCACTGGATGTGCAGGGATTGCAGGCTTTGACGGTGCTGGAGTGTGCCGGCAATGATCTTACCTCACTCGATGTACATGGCTTAACGGCTTTGGCTGTGCTTGACTGTTCCGAAAATCAGCTCACATCACTCAATGTGCAAGGTTTGACCGCTTTACAGAAGCTGAACTGTTCTAAAAATCTGCTAACTTCGCTTAATACACAAGATTTTAACGCTTTGAAGGGCTTTGACTGTTCCGATAATCTGCTGACCTCTCTTAATGTACAAGACTTGACGGCTTTAGAGGAATTAAACTGTTCCGGTAATAAGCTGAGCTCACTCAATGTGCAAGGCTTGTCCGCTTTGAAGGTGCTGTATTGTTCCGATAACGGGCTGACCTTGCTTAATGTACAAGGCTTGACGGCTTTGGAAAAACTGGCTTGTTCCGGTAATAAGCTGACTTCATTAAATGTACAGGGATTGACCGCTTTACGGTATTTGTCTTGCCGTTATAATCAACTTAAAACACTTGATCTAAAAGGCTTGACCGGTTTACGCGAACTGTGGTGTTCCGGCAATGAACTTGCTGCCCTCGATATGCGCGGCATAAACACTTTACAAATACTGGGCTGCTCAAACAATAAACTTACAGCCCTCGAATTACCGGCGGTAAACGTTTTACAGGAACTGTACTGTTACGGCAACCGCTTAAACGAAAAAGCTTTTATCAGGATATTCAACAATCTACCCGAGCGCGACGGCAATGAAGCGGGCAGAGCCTTTATATATGGTGAAAAGAATAATCCGCAGGAAAAAAACATCACGAACTTTTCTTCTTCCGCAAAACTGAGAACTGCCTTTGAAGCTGCAAAAGCAAAAAACTGGGAGTTTTATAAGCGGGATACAAATGGAAACGATGAAAAGATTTAG
- a CDS encoding ATP-binding protein, producing MEDYNKEFKIDIPKKQSALKAEIVSFLNSTDGEIYLGVDDSGTVHYDLINEKKKKWEEVLSNWIVNAFTPGVTSLIYIYPNETPFRIKIFKGKERPYFYKDGEGFNTKGVYVRVGSTKRLASFDEIQRMIRQNSQNDYERLLCHRDDLTFNYIENRFKEKSVPFDKYALSLMDKNGEYNNAALLLSDQNPTISKFAVFQGTTVNVFLDKKEFTGSILKQLDEVLYFANLSNRKKITITGNPERDEYSDIPERALREAIVNCYCHRDWTLSGDIKIEFYDDRVQIFSPGSLPDGLTLENIKMGMVAKRNKIIVDTLDKADVIENYASGVRRIFEDYAGFKKQPEYYISDNGVIVTLFNRNYDVQDDGQNDVQDDGQNDGQDDGQNDGQNDGQKINSKDRLEKIIKYIESDKNMTADRLKDLLNVSKRTIERDIEKLRKDNKIEYVGSAKEGYWIVKRTN from the coding sequence ATGGAAGATTATAATAAAGAGTTTAAAATCGATATTCCTAAAAAACAGAGTGCACTTAAAGCCGAAATCGTTTCTTTTTTAAACAGCACCGACGGAGAAATTTATCTGGGTGTCGATGACAGCGGAACTGTACATTATGATCTCATAAACGAAAAAAAGAAAAAATGGGAAGAGGTTCTTTCAAATTGGATTGTAAATGCCTTTACGCCCGGTGTGACGAGCTTGATTTATATTTATCCAAACGAAACTCCCTTTAGAATCAAAATTTTTAAGGGAAAAGAGCGGCCTTACTTTTATAAAGACGGAGAAGGTTTTAATACAAAGGGTGTATATGTCAGAGTCGGCAGTACAAAAAGGCTTGCAAGTTTTGATGAAATACAAAGAATGATAAGGCAGAATAGTCAAAATGATTACGAACGTTTATTATGCCATCGAGATGATTTGACCTTTAATTATATAGAAAATAGATTTAAAGAAAAAAGCGTTCCTTTCGACAAATATGCTCTATCCCTCATGGATAAGAATGGTGAATACAATAATGCGGCCCTCTTATTAAGTGACCAAAATCCAACTATCAGTAAGTTTGCCGTTTTTCAGGGTACTACGGTTAATGTCTTTTTGGATAAAAAAGAATTTACAGGTTCTATCTTAAAGCAATTAGATGAGGTGCTGTATTTTGCAAATTTATCAAACCGCAAAAAAATAACCATTACAGGAAACCCTGAACGGGATGAGTATTCGGATATTCCGGAAAGAGCTCTCAGAGAAGCTATCGTAAACTGCTATTGCCATAGGGACTGGACCTTGAGCGGAGATATAAAAATCGAATTTTATGATGACCGAGTGCAAATTTTTTCTCCCGGCAGCTTACCGGACGGATTGACCCTGGAAAACATAAAAATGGGCATGGTTGCTAAAAGGAATAAAATTATAGTGGACACTCTGGATAAGGCGGATGTCATCGAAAATTATGCTTCAGGAGTACGCAGAATATTTGAAGATTATGCCGGTTTCAAAAAACAGCCCGAATATTATATTTCCGATAACGGAGTAATTGTTACCTTGTTCAACCGCAACTATGATGTTCAAGATGACGGTCAAAATGATGTTCAAGATGACGGTCAAAATGACGGTCAAGATGACGGTCAAAATGACGGTCAAAATGACGGTCAAAAAATAAACTCAAAAGATAGATTAGAAAAGATAATCAAATATATAGAAAGCGATAAAAATATGACAGCAGACAGGCTGAAAGATCTTTTAAATGTATCTAAACGCACTATAGAGCGCGATATTGAAAAACTAAGAAAGGATAACAAAATTGAATATGTAGGCAGTGCCAAGGAAGGATACTGGATTGTAAAAAGAACTAATTAG
- a CDS encoding leucine-rich repeat domain-containing protein, producing the protein MKKFLMVLFLAGLLPAAIAAAESEASFSGSGRAILGISPDTKEITVIALTADDSAIQVEGCTVTELPSGEVTKLTATGNTIILKGAITELDCSDNRLTSLDVQGLSALDKLYCYNNRLTSLDMHGLTALRELSCSFNQLVSLNVQDSAGLEKLFCAENQLTAFDMRGLTVLQELNCSDNRLTSLDAHDSTFLRFLLCKSNQLTSLNVQGLTALVYLNCRSNRLTSLNVQGLTSLRALSCSENRLTALNIQETPALQKLSCYGNQLKVKALIRIFNSLRGTDLKKENAGEVLVQSEMDNSHEGNITDFSSSAELKTAFEAAKAKNWIFYKRDTNGNDKKI; encoded by the coding sequence ATGAAAAAATTTTTAATGGTATTATTTTTAGCAGGTTTATTGCCTGCGGCCATCGCAGCGGCGGAAAGTGAAGCGTCTTTTTCAGGCTCGGGCAGGGCAATACTCGGTATAAGCCCCGATACAAAAGAGATAACCGTGATAGCACTAACTGCCGATGATTCCGCAATACAGGTTGAAGGCTGCACGGTTACGGAATTACCGAGCGGTGAAGTAACAAAACTTACGGCAACTGGAAATACGATTATCTTAAAAGGAGCAATTACCGAACTTGACTGTTCCGATAACCGGCTTACCTCGCTTGATGTGCAGGGTTTGAGTGCTTTAGATAAATTGTACTGTTATAACAATCGGCTTACCTCGCTTGACATGCACGGTTTAACTGCTTTACGGGAATTGTCCTGCTCTTTCAATCAGCTGGTCTCGCTTAATGTGCAAGACTCGGCAGGCTTAGAGAAGTTATTCTGCGCCGAAAATCAACTTACCGCTTTTGATATGAGAGGCTTAACTGTTTTACAAGAACTGAATTGTTCCGATAACCGGCTGACCTCGCTTGATGCACATGATTCAACTTTTTTACGCTTTCTTCTGTGTAAGTCCAATCAACTTACCTCGCTTAATGTACAAGGTTTGACCGCCTTAGTGTATCTGAATTGTAGGTCTAATCGGCTGACCTCGCTTAATGTACAGGGGCTGACTTCTTTGCGGGCACTGAGCTGCTCGGAAAACCGGCTTACCGCACTGAATATACAAGAGACTCCTGCTTTACAAAAACTGTCCTGCTATGGGAATCAATTAAAAGTAAAAGCCCTTATTCGGATATTCAACAGTTTGCGCGGGACGGATCTTAAAAAAGAAAATGCAGGCGAAGTTTTAGTACAAAGTGAAATGGACAATTCACATGAAGGCAACATCACGGACTTTTCTTCTTCCGCCGAATTGAAAACCGCCTTTGAAGCTGCAAAAGCAAAAAACTGGATATTTTATAAGCGGGATACAAACGGAAACGATAAAAAGATTTAA
- a CDS encoding leucine-rich repeat protein, whose translation MKNSNTNKIGSAQRFTHWAAVLTLAASLVIMALFTACPNAAGGGGTSSGGNTGGGSSTSQSKYTVNFGVDGANGTLTAKVDGTAISSGAQVEKGKTVTFTATPAAGYRVKGWTLDGTAVNGTNSTYSLTVSKAAAVKVSFESNAVPLPKYAVTFGVDGANGTLTAKVDGAAINSGAQVEKGKTVTFTATPAEGYRITGWSRNGSYLPIAGNTYSEPITSDVTVTVAFELDVPNYTVNFGTEGGNGTLTALGPNAQPITTGTEIAKGKKVYFTAEPAPGFMTGSWTIEGGSFEAGTGTPENPLATVTVSAPLTVKVSFKPADSIPLSKLDIEGTILKGYTGEKPRGILRVPAHITEIADYAFMECTGITEVHLPESLTHIGEFVFWNCNNLEGRLEFPENLSLIDKGAFKDCDKLTALDFSKCTQPLTIGDLVFTSCYKISGSIKFPAKLTSLGKDAFKSCLEVENFDFRLCSNPPLTAIGTDAFNYTDGRFKVKTGSRIKALLTASGVDAGKIDEES comes from the coding sequence ATGAAAAACTCAAACACAAACAAAATCGGAAGCGCACAGCGCTTCACACATTGGGCGGCAGTACTCACACTTGCCGCATCGCTCGTGATTATGGCGCTCTTTACCGCCTGCCCCAACGCCGCAGGAGGCGGCGGAACAAGTTCCGGCGGTAACACGGGCGGGGGTAGCAGCACCTCGCAATCCAAATACACCGTAAACTTCGGAGTGGACGGTGCAAACGGAACCCTTACGGCAAAGGTAGACGGCACGGCAATAAGCAGCGGCGCCCAAGTGGAAAAAGGCAAAACAGTAACCTTTACCGCAACACCCGCAGCGGGCTACAGAGTAAAGGGCTGGACGCTTGACGGGACGGCGGTAAACGGAACCAACAGTACCTACTCGCTTACCGTCAGCAAGGCGGCAGCGGTAAAGGTGAGCTTTGAAAGTAACGCTGTACCCCTGCCCAAATACGCCGTAACCTTCGGAGTGGACGGTGCAAACGGAACCCTTACGGCAAAGGTAGACGGCGCGGCAATAAACAGCGGCGCCCAAGTGGAAAAAGGCAAAACCGTAACCTTTACCGCAACACCCGCAGAAGGCTACAGAATAACAGGCTGGAGCCGTAACGGCAGCTACCTGCCCATTGCAGGAAACACTTATTCGGAGCCAATTACCTCCGATGTAACGGTAACGGTTGCCTTTGAATTGGATGTTCCCAACTACACCGTAAATTTCGGCACAGAAGGCGGGAACGGTACCCTTACGGCATTAGGCCCTAACGCACAGCCGATTACAACGGGTACCGAAATAGCAAAAGGAAAAAAAGTTTACTTTACCGCAGAGCCCGCTCCGGGCTTCATGACCGGCAGCTGGACAATCGAAGGCGGCAGCTTTGAAGCGGGTACCGGCACCCCTGAAAATCCCCTTGCAACCGTAACGGTAAGCGCCCCCCTTACGGTAAAGGTGAGCTTTAAGCCGGCAGACTCCATACCGCTTTCAAAATTGGACATCGAAGGCACCATACTTAAAGGCTATACGGGCGAAAAACCCCGAGGTATATTGCGCGTACCCGCGCACATTACCGAAATTGCCGACTACGCTTTTATGGAGTGTACCGGCATAACGGAAGTACACCTTCCCGAAAGCCTTACGCATATTGGAGAGTTTGTTTTTTGGAACTGTAACAACCTTGAAGGAAGGCTCGAATTCCCCGAAAACCTTAGCCTAATTGATAAAGGGGCTTTTAAGGACTGCGATAAACTAACTGCTCTCGATTTTTCCAAGTGCACACAGCCGCTTACAATAGGCGACCTTGTGTTTACAAGCTGCTATAAAATATCGGGAAGCATAAAATTTCCTGCAAAACTTACCTCGCTGGGGAAAGATGCGTTTAAATCCTGCCTCGAAGTAGAAAACTTTGATTTCCGTTTATGCAGCAACCCGCCCCTTACGGCAATCGGCACCGACGCCTTTAACTATACAGACGGCAGGTTTAAAGTTAAAACCGGCTCGAGGATAAAAGCCCTGCTCACCGCCTCAGGCGTAGACGCAGGCAAAATAGACGAGGAAAGTTAA
- a CDS encoding GxxExxY protein: MTEDEISKIVIDSAIEVHRFLGPGLLESSYEQCLFYELLKAGLKVERQKSFPIQYKEVIVDSGYRVDLIVEDKVIVELKAVDKIADVHIAQVLTYLKLSKCKLGLLLNFNTKLLKDGIKRIANEL, encoded by the coding sequence ATGACTGAAGATGAAATTTCTAAAATAGTAATTGATTCAGCAATCGAAGTTCATAGGTTTTTAGGTCCGGGCCTTTTGGAAAGCAGCTATGAGCAATGTCTTTTTTACGAGTTGCTTAAGGCTGGATTAAAAGTTGAACGGCAAAAAAGTTTCCCAATTCAATACAAAGAAGTAATTGTCGATTCGGGATATAGAGTCGATCTGATTGTAGAGGATAAAGTAATAGTTGAACTAAAGGCTGTCGATAAGATAGCAGATGTTCATATTGCTCAAGTACTTACGTACTTAAAATTATCTAAATGCAAACTTGGTTTATTGCTTAATTTTAATACCAAACTTCTAAAAGATGGAATTAAACGAATAGCAAACGAACTATAA
- a CDS encoding ACP S-malonyltransferase translates to MKNIFLFSGQGAQFKGMAQDIVEKYGAARDIIKNIGDITGEDIDALLRNTENEVLSRSDKSQLAIIAVETAILAVLKEKGITPSAVAGFSLGEFSALYASGILSFEDMIRIVQKRGAIMQAACDKIAARASEGSGALGMSAILKLDPEKVIELLKPHSDPKTGIVFAANMNSPVQTVISGTAEGLTLAEELCKEAGAKRCVRLAVAGPFHSPLMEEAAKEFEEVLKGFNFKNPEISVFSNVTGKKVKSGEEAKANAVLHLTHPVLWTSEEKEIASLCEDLKPCRLLEIGPGNTLCNLWRDSGFASDELTCSPTGTLEQLNKIIE, encoded by the coding sequence ATGAAAAACATATTTTTATTTTCAGGGCAGGGAGCCCAGTTTAAGGGAATGGCTCAGGATATCGTTGAAAAATACGGAGCAGCAAGGGACATAATCAAAAATATCGGCGATATAACCGGAGAAGATATCGACGCTCTTTTGCGAAACACCGAAAACGAGGTTTTATCAAGAAGCGACAAGAGCCAGCTTGCAATAATTGCAGTTGAAACGGCCATTCTTGCCGTTTTAAAAGAGAAGGGCATTACCCCCTCAGCCGTTGCAGGTTTCAGTCTGGGAGAGTTTTCGGCCCTCTATGCTTCAGGCATTTTGAGCTTTGAAGACATGATACGCATTGTCCAAAAACGAGGGGCTATTATGCAAGCCGCCTGCGACAAGATTGCAGCTAGAGCAAGCGAGGGTTCGGGCGCCCTCGGAATGTCGGCCATTTTAAAGCTTGATCCGGAAAAGGTAATAGAGCTTTTAAAACCTCATTCAGACCCCAAAACCGGAATAGTATTTGCCGCAAACATGAATAGTCCCGTCCAAACCGTAATTTCGGGAACGGCGGAAGGCCTCACCCTTGCAGAAGAACTTTGTAAAGAAGCCGGAGCAAAAAGATGTGTCCGCCTTGCAGTTGCAGGCCCCTTCCACTCCCCTCTTATGGAAGAAGCGGCAAAGGAATTTGAAGAGGTCTTAAAAGGATTTAACTTTAAGAACCCCGAAATCTCCGTCTTCTCAAACGTTACGGGTAAAAAAGTAAAATCGGGAGAAGAAGCAAAGGCAAATGCAGTCCTTCACCTTACCCACCCCGTCCTCTGGACAAGCGAAGAAAAAGAGATAGCTTCTTTATGTGAGGACTTAAAACCCTGCCGCCTCTTGGAAATAGGCCCCGGAAACACCTTGTGCAATCTTTGGAGAGACAGCGGCTTTGCCTCGGATGAACTAACCTGTTCTCCGACAGGAACTTTGGAACAGCTAAATAAAATTATAGAATAG
- the fabV gene encoding enoyl-ACP reductase FabV, with protein sequence MIVKPMVRNNICLNAHPKGCKKGVEDQIEYTKKRITAEVKSGAASPKNVLVLGCSNGYGLASRITAAFGYGAATIGVSFEKAGSETKYGTPGWYNNLAFDEAAKKEGLYSVTIDGDAFSDEIKAQVIEEAKKKGMKFDLIVYSLASPVRTDPDTGIMHKSVLKPFGKTFTGKTVDPFTGELKEISAEPASDEEAQATVKVMGGEDWERWINRLSKEGLLEEGCITMAYSYIGPEATQALYRKGTIGKAKEHLEATAHRLNKENPSIRAFVSVNKGLVTRASAVIPVIPLYLASLFKVMKEKGNHEGCIEQITRLYAERLYRKDGSIPVDEENRIRIDDWELEEDVQREVSALMEKVTSENAESLTDLAGYRHDFLASNGFDVAGVNYEAEVERFDRI encoded by the coding sequence ATGATTGTAAAACCGATGGTTAGGAATAACATTTGTTTAAATGCTCATCCTAAAGGATGCAAAAAGGGTGTAGAGGATCAAATAGAATACACAAAGAAGAGGATTACCGCTGAGGTAAAATCGGGTGCTGCGTCACCGAAAAATGTACTCGTGCTCGGCTGCTCTAACGGCTACGGACTTGCAAGCCGAATCACGGCAGCCTTCGGCTACGGAGCCGCTACTATAGGCGTTTCCTTTGAAAAGGCCGGAAGCGAAACAAAGTACGGAACCCCCGGCTGGTACAACAACCTGGCCTTTGACGAGGCGGCAAAAAAAGAAGGTCTTTATTCCGTTACTATAGACGGCGATGCCTTTTCCGATGAAATCAAGGCTCAAGTTATTGAAGAAGCAAAAAAGAAGGGAATGAAATTCGACCTCATTGTTTACAGCTTGGCAAGCCCTGTAAGAACAGACCCCGACACAGGCATAATGCACAAGTCGGTCTTAAAACCCTTCGGCAAAACCTTTACAGGCAAGACTGTCGATCCCTTTACGGGAGAACTAAAAGAGATTTCCGCAGAGCCTGCAAGCGATGAAGAAGCTCAAGCCACCGTTAAGGTTATGGGCGGAGAAGATTGGGAGCGCTGGATAAACCGGCTTTCAAAAGAAGGCTTGCTGGAAGAAGGCTGCATCACTATGGCCTATTCCTATATAGGCCCCGAAGCCACCCAAGCCCTCTACCGCAAAGGCACCATAGGCAAGGCCAAAGAACACCTTGAAGCCACAGCTCACCGATTAAACAAGGAAAACCCGTCAATACGTGCCTTTGTTTCGGTAAACAAGGGTTTGGTAACAAGGGCAAGTGCCGTAATCCCCGTAATCCCCCTCTACCTCGCTTCCTTGTTCAAGGTTATGAAGGAAAAAGGAAACCACGAGGGCTGTATCGAGCAGATCACCCGCCTTTATGCAGAAAGGCTCTACCGCAAAGACGGCTCAATCCCCGTTGATGAAGAAAACAGAATCCGCATTGACGATTGGGAACTTGAAGAAGACGTACAGCGAGAAGTTTCTGCCTTGATGGAAAAGGTAACGAGCGAAAATGCCGAAAGCCTCACCGACCTTGCAGGCTACCGCCACGACTTTTTAGCCTCAAACGGCTTTGATGTCGCAGGCGTCAATTACGAAGCCGAAGTAGAAAGGTTTGACAGGATTTAA
- a CDS encoding beta-ketoacyl-ACP synthase III: protein MAIIIKTTGKAVPQKIMNNNDFPASLDTSDEWIRSHTGIGSRYIASEQDTSASLGAAACKQVLANADLNPQDIDLIVCATATAEYQGFPSNACLIQKDLGAKNAACFDLSAACSGFLYSIDTAAALMERHSRRYALVCGTEVLSKIVDWQDRSTCVLFGDGAGAVLLENTFDNSKRGIGSVILGSDGTGYDALYMGDYLKMNGRTVYNFAVGVITETVKSLLQKENINMEDVDLVVCHQANERILEAAAKRLRTDMSKFVCNMENYGNTSAASIPITLDDLRLQGKLKDGMTIITAGFGAGLTWGGAVIRF from the coding sequence ATGGCTATTATAATAAAAACAACGGGGAAGGCTGTCCCCCAAAAAATAATGAACAACAACGATTTTCCCGCTTCTCTGGATACTTCGGATGAATGGATCAGAAGCCACACAGGGATAGGAAGCCGCTATATAGCTTCCGAACAAGACACAAGCGCATCCTTAGGAGCTGCGGCCTGTAAGCAGGTATTGGCAAATGCCGATTTAAATCCTCAGGATATAGACTTAATCGTCTGCGCGACCGCTACGGCGGAATATCAAGGCTTTCCCTCAAATGCCTGTCTTATTCAAAAAGATTTAGGCGCAAAAAATGCGGCCTGTTTTGACCTGTCGGCAGCCTGTTCGGGCTTTTTATATTCCATAGATACGGCGGCAGCCCTCATGGAACGCCATAGCCGGCGTTACGCCCTTGTATGCGGCACCGAAGTTTTAAGCAAAATAGTCGATTGGCAAGACCGTTCTACCTGCGTCCTATTCGGAGACGGAGCCGGAGCAGTTCTCCTCGAAAACACCTTCGATAACTCAAAAAGAGGCATAGGCTCGGTCATTTTAGGTTCAGACGGAACAGGATATGACGCTCTTTATATGGGAGACTATCTAAAAATGAACGGAAGAACAGTTTACAATTTTGCCGTCGGGGTTATCACCGAAACCGTAAAAAGCCTTCTTCAAAAAGAAAATATCAATATGGAAGATGTAGACTTGGTTGTATGCCACCAAGCCAATGAGCGTATTTTGGAAGCCGCCGCAAAAAGACTCCGCACCGACATGAGTAAATTCGTATGCAATATGGAAAACTACGGAAACACTTCTGCCGCTTCCATTCCGATAACCCTTGATGATTTAAGGCTTCAAGGAAAGTTAAAGGACGGAATGACAATTATTACGGCGGGCTTCGGTGCAGGGCTCACCTGGGGCGGTGCTGTTATCAGGTTTTAA